The following proteins come from a genomic window of Streptomyces sp. NBC_00539:
- a CDS encoding DUF3492 domain-containing protein, whose product MRIGLLTEGGYPYATGEAGAWCDRLVRGLPQHAFELYALSRSAEQEGRGRVPLPGNVTLVRTAPLWAPADDGRGRSRRERRRFADCFGDLVRGICAGEPGPFAAGLYGLAELARDQGGLYAALRSETAVRAVEAGCRAPGAGRALRAARVQDLLEFVDGLERLLRPLSLDWYEDLGRVDVCHATAGGTAALPGLLAKRFFGVPLLVTEYGVRLRAHYLEHSPDERPAVRALLAAFHIRLAAEIYARADLLTPGNAHARRWQERCGAARERVRTVHPGMEADRFATVGEDPGCGEADTLVWVGRMEPAKDLVALLHAFAEVRRAAPQTRLRIFATAALPGYLAECRSLAAQLFPDEAADALTMGENPVTFEEIGGPEAPSAADAYGAGRVVLLSSVIEGFPLTLAEAMFCGRATVSTDVGAVREVIGGTGLVVPPRNPKALAEACLSLLRDPERAQRLGAAARARALELFTVEQNVAAFRDVYLLLLAQGPARPEGGIPFAQPPEARVPGHWTSPTWATAPHDAAEPADRAPGRDAVPAPEPAPAPGPGLAPGPDPVPGPVAAPLAGSASAAEAAA is encoded by the coding sequence GTGCGGATCGGACTGCTCACGGAAGGTGGTTATCCGTATGCGACGGGAGAGGCCGGAGCGTGGTGCGACCGGCTCGTGCGCGGGCTGCCGCAGCACGCGTTCGAGCTCTACGCGCTGAGCCGCAGCGCCGAGCAGGAAGGGCGCGGCCGCGTGCCGCTGCCCGGCAACGTCACCCTGGTGCGGACCGCCCCGCTGTGGGCCCCCGCCGACGACGGACGCGGCCGCTCCCGGCGTGAGCGCCGCCGCTTCGCCGACTGTTTCGGGGACCTCGTCCGCGGAATCTGTGCCGGCGAGCCCGGCCCCTTCGCCGCAGGGCTGTACGGACTGGCCGAACTCGCCCGCGACCAGGGCGGGCTGTACGCCGCCCTGCGCTCGGAAACCGCCGTACGGGCAGTGGAGGCCGGCTGCCGCGCACCGGGTGCGGGCCGTGCCTTACGGGCGGCCCGGGTCCAGGACCTGCTGGAGTTCGTGGACGGACTGGAGCGCCTCCTGCGGCCCTTGTCCCTCGACTGGTACGAGGACCTCGGCCGGGTGGACGTCTGCCACGCCACCGCCGGCGGGACCGCGGCGCTCCCCGGGCTGCTGGCCAAACGCTTCTTCGGGGTCCCGCTGCTGGTCACCGAGTACGGGGTGCGGCTGCGGGCCCACTACCTGGAGCACTCCCCGGACGAGCGGCCCGCCGTACGCGCCCTGCTGGCGGCCTTCCACATCCGCCTGGCCGCCGAGATCTACGCCCGGGCCGACCTGCTGACCCCCGGCAACGCCCACGCCCGCCGCTGGCAGGAGCGGTGCGGGGCCGCGCGGGAGCGGGTGCGCACCGTCCACCCGGGGATGGAGGCGGACCGATTCGCCACCGTCGGGGAGGACCCCGGCTGCGGCGAGGCGGACACCCTCGTGTGGGTCGGCCGGATGGAGCCGGCCAAGGACCTCGTCGCCCTGCTGCACGCGTTCGCCGAGGTGCGCAGGGCCGCGCCGCAGACGCGGCTGCGCATCTTCGCCACCGCCGCCCTCCCCGGCTACCTGGCCGAATGCCGCTCCCTGGCCGCGCAGCTCTTCCCCGACGAGGCCGCCGACGCGCTCACGATGGGGGAGAACCCGGTGACCTTCGAGGAGATCGGCGGACCCGAGGCACCGTCGGCGGCCGACGCCTACGGTGCGGGACGGGTGGTGCTGCTGTCCTCGGTGATCGAGGGCTTCCCGCTCACCCTCGCCGAAGCGATGTTCTGCGGCCGGGCCACCGTCTCCACCGACGTCGGCGCGGTGCGCGAGGTCATCGGCGGGACCGGCCTGGTCGTACCGCCGCGCAACCCCAAGGCCCTGGCCGAGGCCTGCCTGTCGCTGCTGCGGGACCCCGAGCGGGCGCAGCGGCTCGGGGCGGCCGCCCGGGCGCGGGCCCTGGAGCTGTTCACCGTCGAGCAGAACGTGGCCGCGTTCAGGGACGTCTACCTGCTCCTGCTCGCGCAGGGGCCGGCCCGGCCCGAAGGGGGGATCCCCTTCGCCCAGCCGCCGGAGGCGCGGGTGCCGGGGCACTGGACGTCGCCGACCTGGGCGACGGCGCCGCACGACGCCGCGGAGCCGGCGGACCGCGCGCCGGGACGGGATGCCGTGCCCGCGCCGGAACCGGCTCCCGCGCCCGGGCCGGGTCTCGCGCCGGGACCGGATCCGGTGCCCGGGCCCGTGGCCGCACCCCTGGCGGGGTCCGCGTCGGCCGCGGAGGCGGCGGCATGA
- a CDS encoding DUF3152 domain-containing protein, whose protein sequence is MGRHSRKGSAPTRPAPPGESAPDERPRESVRVPAHGAPFDAFGSGAPPREERPAGHPEQREPGGAWGAGPPTGTGTVYGDWRGVPRARVAAPPPARDTETPAFGTPAVGFPGPRAPLAAPEPEPGPQAEPGPQAGTGQESGPAPGSGRGTKIRTYTGMAAAAVTTVLAVVVAGQVIGQGDRDAEPARAAAGSAKDRPATGQSPASRSEGRATPEVVPAELTYEQKMAQQLPIDAKLTGPGLFDTVPGIAKAPGKGKLLRYRVDVEQGLGLDPQLFAEAVQRTLNDPRSWAHNGEMTFERVPGGEADFVITLASPGTTGVWCAKSGLDTTVDNVSCDSAATERVMINAFRWAQGSPTYGADQMFAYRQMLINHEVGHRLGHGHVNCRTPGALAPIMQQQTKSLDIDDIACKPNPWVFPGN, encoded by the coding sequence GTGGGACGACATAGTCGCAAGGGCTCCGCCCCCACCAGGCCCGCGCCGCCGGGGGAGTCCGCGCCGGACGAGCGCCCGCGCGAGTCCGTCCGGGTACCGGCGCACGGCGCCCCCTTCGACGCGTTCGGCTCCGGCGCACCGCCGCGCGAGGAGCGGCCGGCCGGGCACCCGGAACAGCGGGAGCCCGGGGGCGCCTGGGGCGCCGGGCCGCCGACCGGCACCGGCACCGTCTACGGGGACTGGCGCGGGGTGCCGCGGGCGCGCGTGGCAGCGCCGCCGCCCGCGCGGGACACCGAGACCCCGGCGTTCGGCACCCCCGCGGTCGGCTTCCCCGGACCCCGTGCGCCGCTCGCCGCGCCGGAGCCCGAACCCGGACCGCAGGCCGAACCCGGACCGCAGGCCGGGACCGGACAGGAGTCCGGGCCCGCGCCCGGGTCCGGCCGCGGCACGAAGATCCGTACCTACACCGGCATGGCCGCGGCGGCGGTGACCACCGTGCTCGCCGTCGTCGTGGCCGGACAAGTGATCGGCCAGGGGGACCGCGATGCCGAGCCGGCCCGGGCCGCCGCGGGCAGCGCGAAGGACCGGCCGGCCACCGGGCAGTCGCCGGCGTCCCGTTCCGAGGGCCGGGCGACGCCCGAGGTGGTTCCGGCGGAGCTGACGTACGAGCAGAAGATGGCCCAGCAGCTGCCGATCGACGCGAAGCTCACCGGTCCCGGCCTCTTCGACACCGTCCCCGGCATCGCCAAGGCCCCGGGCAAGGGGAAGCTGCTGCGCTACCGGGTCGACGTGGAGCAGGGGCTGGGGCTGGACCCGCAGCTGTTCGCGGAGGCGGTGCAACGCACCCTCAACGACCCGCGCAGCTGGGCACACAACGGGGAGATGACCTTCGAGCGGGTACCGGGCGGCGAAGCCGACTTCGTGATCACCCTCGCGAGCCCCGGTACCACGGGCGTCTGGTGCGCCAAGTCCGGGCTGGACACCACCGTCGACAACGTCTCCTGCGACTCCGCGGCCACCGAGCGCGTGATGATCAACGCTTTCCGCTGGGCCCAGGGTTCCCCGACGTACGGCGCGGACCAGATGTTCGCCTACCGCCAGATGCTCATCAACCACGAGGTCGGGCACCGGCTCGGACACGGTCACGTCAACTGCCGGACGCCCGGCGCGCTCGCCCCGATCATGCAGCAGCAGACGAAGTCCCTCGACATCGACGACATCGCCTGCAAGCCCAATCCCTGGGTCTTCCCCGGTAATTGA
- a CDS encoding alpha/beta fold hydrolase, translating into MSSTELPGVKAAAELTSQVGGGRVAEGERLRTAPLSGLELNVRFRPPVREGLPPALFVHGLGGSSQNWSALMEQLAGDVDCEAIDLPGFGWSPPPADRDYSVTGLARVVIRYLDAAGRGPVHLFGNSLGGAVSTRVAAVRPDLVRTLTLVSPALPELRVQRSAVPTALLALPGVATLFGRLTRGMSAEQRTKGVTALCYGDPSRVTSEGFEAAVEEMERRMALPYFWDAMTRSSRGIVDAYTLGGQHGLWRQAQRVLAPTLLIYGGRDQLVSFRKAHKAAAAFRGSRLLSLPEAGHVAMMEYPEVVATAFRELLRDTERARQTAAGKPTAGRAAGQAEHPGQCEQNEQGQDTADTEDGRG; encoded by the coding sequence ATGTCTTCGACGGAGCTGCCGGGTGTGAAGGCCGCAGCCGAGCTGACCTCCCAGGTGGGGGGCGGCCGGGTGGCCGAGGGGGAGCGGCTGCGCACGGCCCCGCTGTCCGGTCTGGAGCTGAACGTACGGTTCCGGCCACCGGTACGGGAAGGGCTGCCGCCCGCCCTGTTCGTGCACGGTCTCGGCGGGTCCTCGCAGAACTGGTCGGCGCTCATGGAGCAGCTCGCCGGCGACGTGGACTGCGAAGCCATCGACCTGCCCGGGTTCGGCTGGTCGCCGCCGCCCGCCGACCGGGACTACTCCGTCACGGGCCTGGCCCGCGTGGTCATCCGCTACCTCGACGCCGCCGGACGCGGGCCGGTGCACCTGTTCGGGAACTCCCTGGGCGGCGCCGTCTCCACCCGGGTCGCCGCCGTCCGGCCCGACCTCGTACGGACCCTGACGCTCGTTTCGCCCGCGCTGCCGGAGCTGCGCGTGCAGAGGTCGGCCGTGCCCACCGCCCTGCTGGCGCTGCCCGGGGTGGCCACCTTGTTCGGGCGCCTCACCCGCGGCATGAGCGCCGAACAGCGCACCAAGGGGGTGACGGCCCTCTGTTACGGAGACCCCTCCCGGGTGACGTCCGAGGGCTTCGAGGCCGCCGTCGAGGAGATGGAACGGCGGATGGCCCTGCCGTACTTCTGGGACGCGATGACCCGCTCCTCGCGCGGCATCGTCGACGCCTACACCCTCGGTGGCCAGCACGGACTGTGGCGGCAGGCGCAGCGGGTGCTCGCGCCGACCCTGCTGATCTACGGCGGCCGCGACCAGCTGGTGTCGTTCCGCAAGGCGCACAAGGCGGCCGCGGCCTTCCGTGGTTCGCGGCTGCTGAGTCTGCCCGAGGCGGGACACGTGGCGATGATGGAGTACCCGGAGGTGGTGGCCACCGCCTTCCGGGAACTGCTGCGGGACACCGAACGCGCGCGCCAGACTGCTGCCGGGAAGCCGACGGCGGGGCGTGCGGCCGGGCAGGCGGAACACCCCGGGCAGTGCGAACAGAACGAGCAGGGCCAAGACACGGCAGACACCGAAGACGGCAGAGGCTGA
- a CDS encoding TetR/AcrR family transcriptional regulator — MTAIEQTDAARPRGTRLPRRARRNQLLGAAQEVFVAQGYHAAAMDDIAERAGVSKPVLYQHFPGKLDLYLALLDQHCEALLLAVRTALESTSDNKLRVEATMDAYFAYVEDEGGAFRLVFESDLTNEPAVRERVDRVSLQCAEAISDVIAEDTGLSKDESMLLAVGLGGVSQVVARYWLSSESPVARDTAVGLLTSLAWRGIAGFPLHGTEG, encoded by the coding sequence GTGACAGCCATCGAGCAGACGGACGCAGCGCGTCCCCGGGGCACGCGACTGCCGCGCCGCGCCCGACGCAACCAGCTCCTGGGCGCGGCCCAGGAGGTTTTCGTCGCGCAGGGGTACCACGCGGCGGCGATGGACGACATCGCCGAGCGCGCGGGTGTCAGCAAGCCGGTGCTCTACCAGCACTTCCCCGGCAAGCTCGACCTCTACCTCGCGCTGCTGGACCAGCACTGCGAGGCGCTGCTGCTGGCGGTGCGCACGGCGCTGGAGTCGACGAGCGACAACAAGCTGCGCGTCGAGGCGACCATGGACGCCTACTTCGCGTACGTGGAGGACGAGGGCGGCGCGTTCCGGCTGGTGTTCGAGTCCGACCTGACGAACGAGCCGGCGGTGCGCGAGCGCGTCGACCGGGTCTCGCTCCAGTGCGCGGAGGCGATCTCCGACGTCATCGCGGAGGACACCGGCCTGTCGAAGGACGAATCGATGCTGCTGGCGGTGGGGCTGGGCGGCGTCTCGCAGGTCGTGGCGCGGTACTGGCTGTCGAGCGAGAGCCCCGTCGCACGGGACACCGCGGTGGGTCTGCTGACCTCGCTCGCCTGGCGCGGCATCGCCGGTTTCCCGCTGCACGGCACCGAGGGCTGA
- a CDS encoding DUF3107 domain-containing protein produces the protein MEVKIGVQHAPREIVLESDLSAEELEGIVTAALSGTVPLLSLTDAKGRKVLVPSDRLSYVDLGEPSGRKVGFGAL, from the coding sequence GTGGAGGTCAAGATCGGCGTGCAGCACGCACCCCGGGAGATCGTGCTGGAGAGCGACCTGAGCGCCGAGGAGCTGGAGGGCATCGTCACGGCGGCGCTGTCCGGCACGGTGCCGCTGCTGAGCCTGACCGACGCCAAGGGCCGCAAGGTCCTGGTGCCGTCCGACCGCCTGTCGTACGTCGACCTGGGCGAGCCGAGCGGACGCAAGGTGGGCTTCGGCGCGCTCTGA
- a CDS encoding ferritin-like fold-containing protein — protein MSTVENASPADDGTPAEAAGIAAQDWATASASPQYRAAVVDLLGALAYGELAAFERLAEDAKLAPTLSDKAELAKMASAEFHHFERLRDRLSAIDAEPTAAMEPFAKGVDDFHRQTAPSDWLEGLVKAYVGDSIASDFYREVATHLDTDTRALVVGVLDDTGHGGFAVEKVRAAIEADPRVGGRLALWARRLMGEALSQAQRVVAERDALSTMLVGGVDGMAAGFDLAAVGEMFTRITKAHTKRMAALGLAA, from the coding sequence ATGTCGACCGTAGAAAACGCATCGCCCGCCGACGACGGCACCCCCGCGGAGGCGGCCGGAATCGCCGCCCAGGACTGGGCGACCGCCTCGGCCTCACCGCAGTACCGGGCAGCCGTCGTGGACCTGCTCGGCGCGCTCGCATACGGAGAACTCGCGGCGTTCGAGCGCCTGGCCGAGGACGCGAAGCTCGCGCCCACGCTTTCCGACAAGGCCGAACTCGCGAAGATGGCCTCCGCCGAGTTCCACCACTTCGAGCGGCTCCGCGACCGGCTGTCGGCGATCGACGCCGAGCCCACCGCCGCGATGGAGCCCTTCGCCAAGGGCGTCGACGACTTCCACCGCCAGACCGCCCCTTCGGACTGGCTGGAAGGCCTGGTCAAGGCATACGTCGGCGACTCCATCGCCAGTGACTTCTACCGCGAGGTGGCCACCCACCTGGACACCGACACCCGCGCCCTCGTGGTCGGCGTGCTCGACGACACCGGCCACGGCGGCTTCGCCGTCGAGAAGGTGCGCGCCGCGATCGAGGCCGACCCGCGCGTCGGCGGCCGGCTCGCGCTGTGGGCCCGCCGGCTGATGGGCGAGGCGCTCTCGCAGGCCCAGCGCGTGGTCGCCGAACGCGACGCGCTGTCGACCATGCTGGTCGGCGGTGTCGACGGGATGGCGGCCGGCTTCGACCTCGCGGCCGTCGGCGAGATGTTCACCCGGATCACCAAGGCCCACACCAAGCGGATGGCGGCCCTCGGCCTCGCCGCCTGA